Proteins from a genomic interval of Stigmatopora nigra isolate UIUO_SnigA chromosome 19, RoL_Snig_1.1, whole genome shotgun sequence:
- the LOC144212656 gene encoding replication protein A 70 kDa DNA-binding subunit-like isoform X4, with protein MMFQSEIQCCRLCWTIRVRVTHNMEIHNWSNFNGEGKVFSFDKSGEIRITAYNCQVDTFFSLVEPNEVSGSSIVDCLVHTYGEP; from the exons atgatgttccagtcagAAATCCAGTGTTGCAGGTTATG TTGGACAATCCGAGTACGAGTGACCCACAACATGGAGATCCACAATTGGAGTAACTTCAATGGGGAAGGCAAAGTCTTCAGCTTTGACAAGAGT GGAGAAATCAGGATCACTGCCTACAACTGCCAAGTGGACACATTTTTCTCCCTGGTGGAGCCTAACGAG GTCTCAGGGAGCTCTATTGTGGACTGCTTGGTCCATACTTATGGTGAACCCTGA
- the smyd4 gene encoding protein-lysine N-methyltransferase SMYD4 isoform X1 has product MDLPCLAWQDYVGQKWTALEPATRKRFKSLLELEDVFESAMNLTTQDDVECLRSISAGRHHYTRKDALEAAACRERGNASFKCKKYMEAALHYSQGVCLSPKSSDQLPLCYANRSAALFHLQRYQDALDDLSEAERNGYPAALVHKLEKRRAECLARFSPSDPRNDPEERLDMSPKATVGSSPEKGRHVEASETIEAGEVILSDRPYSSVVIPGDDAFGSERLRCHACLNPTWRPVPCGGCSYERYCGARCRDRAWEEHHRRECPLGAELSAVGVMSQLALRVALKAGVEKIPSGSDGAQLDAAYAGIYSLLHHLDRHSASMRFLCAVTVATLCLELQQITNNSEAFNWRRLGGAAFRHLLQLRCNAQAVITLEDQGGFFDSNVVSCQEKRIASALFPTLSLINHSCRPNTSLTFGDNGVVTVRATQTVHPGHEVLHCYGPHASRMGVVERRRLLQEQYFFSCKCEACREEPLREGRDDQASGLLCATCQDSPLLSSSGGGWCCRLCGRTFSRHELTNHLWMIERDLDVAVELLESDKTYEAIARLERIGHRAGVMLAPTHALRGRAEDIMARTHASHGDWSRAAVHLERSGAAVAVSFGKESVEMARQLAKLAQLHFNAGCKASALGVIPEARRLLSLHCGALCPQVQELEAMEECLRN; this is encoded by the exons ATGGACCTTCCTTGTCTCGCGTGGCAAGATTACGTTGGTCAGAAATGGACCGCACTCGAACCTGCAACCAGGAAGCGTTTCAAGTCCCTGCTTGAATTAGAAGATGTCTTTGAAAGTGCCATGAATTTGACAAC GCAGGATGACGTGGAATGCTTACGCAGCATCTCTGCAGGACGACATCATTACACGCGGAAGGACGCCTTGGAGGCTGCGGCTTGCAGGGAACGAGGCAACGCCAGCTTCAAATGCAAGAAGTACATGGAAGCAGCATTACACTACTcacag GGTGTATGTTTATCCCCCAAAAGTTCGGACCAGCTGCCGCTGTGCTACGCCAACCGTTCTGCGGCACTTTTTCACCTGCAGCGCTACCAG GATGCTCTTGATGACCTATCAGAAGCTGAAAGAAATGGCTACCCGGCGGCTCTTGTGCATAAGCTGGAGAAGCGTCGGGCCGAGTGTCTGGCACGTTTCTCTCCGTCGGACCCTCGCAACGACCCGGAGGAGCGCTTGGACATGTCCCCCAAAGCGACCGTTGGCTCCAGCCCGGAGAAAGGTCGCCATGTAGAGGCTTCGGAGACGATAGAGGCCGGAGAAGTGATTCTGAGCGACCGCCCGTACAGCTCGGTCGTCATTCCGGGCGACGACGCATTCGGGTCAGAACGTCTGCGCTGCCACGCCTGCCTGAACCCCACCTGGCGACCAGTCCCATGTGGCGGCTGCTCGTATGAGCGCTACTGTGGCGCTCGCTGTAGGGACCGCGCCTGGGAGGAGCACCACCGCCGGGAGTGCCCGTTAGGGGCGGAGCTGTCGGCAGTGGGTGTCATGTCGCAGTTAGCGCTGAGGGTGGCGCTCAAAGCTGGCGTCGAGAAGATTCCGTCAGGAAGCGACGGCGCACAACTGGACGCTGCGTATGCGGGCATCTACAGCCTCCTACACCATCTGGACCGACACAGCGCTAGCATGCGCTTCCTGTGTGCCGTCACTGTAGCCACGCTTTGCCTGGAACTCCAGCAAATAACGAATAATAGCGAGGCGTTCAACTGGCGGCGGCTAGGTGGCGCCGCCTTCAGGCACTTGCTGCAACTGCGGTGCAACGCACAAGCCGTCATCACGTTAGAGGATCAAGGTG GATTTTTTGACTCCAACGTGGTGTCCTGTCAAGAAAAACGGATCGCAAGCGCTCTCTTCCCGACGTTGAGTCTCATCAACCACTCGTGTCGACCCAACACCAGCTTAACATTCGGCGATAACGGCGTCGTTACCGTCCGAGCCACCCAGACCGTCCACCCCGGGCACGAAGTCCTACATTGTTATG GTCCTCACGCCAGCCGAATGGGTGTCGTGGAGCGGCGGCGACTCCTGCAGGAACAGTACTTTTTCTCGTGCAAGTGTGAAGCCTGTCGGGAGGAGCCATTGCGGGAGGGGCGGGACGACCAAGCGTCCGGACTGCTGTGTGCCACGTGCCAAGATTCTCCCTTG TTGTCTTCCAGCGGAGGGGGTTGGTGTTGCCGTCTGTGCGGTCGCACGTTCAGCCGCCATGAGCTGACCAATCATCTGTGGATGATCGAGCGAGACTTGGATGTGGCAGTTGAACTCCTGGAAAGCGATAAGACTT ACGAGGCCATCGCCCGACTAGAAAGAATCGGACACAGAGCGGGTGTGATGCTTGCCCCGACGCACGCCTTGCGAGGTCGTGCCGAAGACATTATGGCGAGGACGCATGCCAGCCATG GTGATTGGTCGCGTGCAGCGGTGCATCTGGAGCGTAGTGGAGCCGCTGTGGCAGTGAGCTTTGGCAAGGAAAGTGTGGAAATGGCGAGACAACTCGCCAAACTTGCGCAGCTGCACTTCAACGC CGGTTGCAAAGCATCGGCGCTTGGCGTCATCCCCGAAGCCCGACGCCTTCTGAGCCTGCACTGCGGTGCCCTCTGCCCTCAGGTGCAAGAACTGGAGGCCATGGAGGAGTGTTTACGGAACTAA
- the rtn4rl1a gene encoding reticulon-4 receptor-like 1 codes for MFVRGYGGVELLLVLCGLDASLSCPLHCVCYTSPSTVSCQAHNFQTVPEDIPPHGQRIFLQNNKIARLLHGHFPPSAATLWLYSNNISYIQPSTFRGFRLLEELDLGDNRHLKAVAVDTFRGLGNLRALHLYRCGLLGLPPGIFNDLHNLQYLYLQDNQLEFLEDDLFIDLLNLSHLFLHGNRLWSLHQNTFRGLGALDRLLLHQNRIQWVDKLAFHDLRHLTTLYLFNNSLTELTAGSLALLPALEYLRLNGNPWVCDCRALPLWDWLRSFRGSTSSLECLSPLEMVGKDLKTLRKDQLPICPKGEVEMVGESLNHLNRHRSHHDRHQRPYLPHGDQHNPPPHTAPPRPPKGARGNCTRRGRKHKGDVEGKQDKSTTVRRKNKCVPRTSAGPPIGVQKAFNMASKPHRGTLSCLLLLTSLITALTQDMVTFNWTV; via the exons TGTGCGGCCTGGACGCTTCGCTGTCGTGCCCTCTCCACTGCGTCTGCTACACGTCACCCAGCACCGTCTCCTGCCAGGCCCATAACTTCCAGACGGTGCCCGAGGACATCCCGCCGCACGGTCAGCGCATCTTCCTCCAGAACAACAAGATTGCCAGGCTCCTGCACGGCCACTTCCCGCCATCCGCCGCCACGCTGTGGCTCTACTCCAACAATATCTCCTACATCCAACCGTCTACCTTCCGCGGTTTCCGGCTGCTGGAGGAGCTGGACCTAGGCGACAACCGCCACCTAAAGGCAGTGGCTGTGGACACCTTCCGGGGTCTGGGCAACCTGCGCGCCTTGCACCTGTATCGCTGTGGTTTGCTGGGACTGCCGCCTGGCATTTTCAACGACCTCCACAACCTCCAATATCTCTATCTCCAG GACAACCAGTTGGAATTCCTAGAGGACGACCTCTTCATTGACCTACTGAACCTAAGCCATCTGTTCCTCCATGGCAACCGCCTGTGGAGCCTCCACCAGAACACCTTTCGGGGCCTGGGCGCCTTGGACCGTCTACTCCTGCATCAGAACCGCATCCAGTGGGTTGACAAACTGGCTTTCCACGATCTGAGGCACCTTACCACGCTCTACTTGTTTAACAACTCCCTGACGGAGTTGACGGCGGGGAGCCTGGCTCTCCTGCCGGCCCTCGAGTACCTACGCCTCAACGGCAACCCTTGGGTCTGCGACTGCAGGGCGCTCCCCCTTTGGGACTGGCTACGGAGTTTCCGGGGCTCTACTTCTTCATTAGAGTGCCTTTCACCTCTGGAGATGGTGGGGAAAGACCTGAAGACGCTAAGAAAAGACCAGCTACCCATTTGTCCCAAGGGGGAAGTCGAGATGGTGGGCGAATCGTTGAACCACCTGAATCGTCACCGGAGCCACCATGATCGGCACCAGCGGCCGTACCTGCCCCACGGCGACCAGCACAACCCCCCGCCACATACGGCCCCGCCGCGACCCCCCAAAGGGGCTCGGGGGAACTGCACCAGGCGTGGGCGTAAGCACAAAGGAGACGTTGAAGGTAAACAAGACAAGTCGACCACCGTGAGAAGGAAGAACAAGTGTGTCCCCAGAACTTCAGCAGGGCCCCCGATTGGTGTTCAGAAAGCATTTAACATGGCGAGCAAACCCCATCGAGGGACCCTTTCCTGCTTACTTCTGCTCACGTCTCTGATAACTGCACTGACCCAGGACATGGTCACTTTTAACTGGACAGTTTAG
- the coa4 gene encoding cytochrome c oxidase assembly factor 4 homolog, mitochondrial produces the protein MTSPSPHDRSTKRLDHKDEDAEDPVEQMISRTGCAGLHEELQNCMAQHQDWRACQNHVDAFKKCMINHHKARQEHLSKARQMAKITPS, from the coding sequence ATGACATCCCCATCTCCTCACGACCGAAGCACAAAGAGGTTGGACCACAAGGATGAAGATGCTGAGGACCCTGTGGAGCAAATGATTTCTCGCACGGGCTGTGCCGGTCTGCACGAGGAGCTGCAGAACTGTATGGCCCAGCATCAGGATTGGCGAGCGTGCCAGAACCACGTTGATGCCTTTAAAAAGTGCATGATTAACCATCACAAAGCACGGCAGGAACACTTGAGTAAGGCGCGCCAGATGGCCAAGATCACGCCCTCATAA
- the LOC144212656 gene encoding uncharacterized protein LOC144212656 isoform X1, whose amino-acid sequence MGKAKSSALTRVEKSGSLPTTAKWTHFSPWWSLTRSQGALLWTAWSILMVNPEIPEAFALTSWMRRHSTRFSGKSTSVRMSLGTESSWRHSMNKHGGENEMGEGGKSDGTPG is encoded by the exons ATGGGGAAGGCAAAGTCTTCAGCTTTGACAAGAGT GGAGAAATCAGGATCACTGCCTACAACTGCCAAGTGGACACATTTTTCTCCCTGGTGGAGCCTAACGAG GTCTCAGGGAGCTCTATTGTGGACTGCTTGGTCCATACTTATGGTGAACCCTGAAATCCCAGAAGCATTCGCACTCACATCCTG GATGAGGAGGCATTCAACTAGGTTTTCCGGAAAGTCCACTTCAGTACGCATGTCTTTAGGAACAGAATCAAGCTGGAGACATTCAAT GAACAAGCATGGAGGTGAAAACGAAATGGGTGAAGGAGGAAAATCAGACGGCACACCTGGATAA
- the LOC144212656 gene encoding replication protein A 70 kDa DNA-binding subunit-like isoform X3, translated as MLRKHSTSSCLETYISPCSMMFQSEIQCCRLCWTIRVRVTHNMEIHNWSNFNGEGKVFSFDKSGEIRITAYNCQVDTFFSLVEPNEDEEAFN; from the exons ATGCTGCGTAAGCATTCCACGTCATCCTGCCTGGAAACATACATAAG TCCCTGttcaatgatgttccagtcagAAATCCAGTGTTGCAGGTTATG TTGGACAATCCGAGTACGAGTGACCCACAACATGGAGATCCACAATTGGAGTAACTTCAATGGGGAAGGCAAAGTCTTCAGCTTTGACAAGAGT GGAGAAATCAGGATCACTGCCTACAACTGCCAAGTGGACACATTTTTCTCCCTGGTGGAGCCTAACGAG GATGAGGAGGCATTCAACTAG
- the smyd4 gene encoding protein-lysine N-methyltransferase SMYD4 isoform X2, with the protein MDLPCLAWQDYVGQKWTALEPATRKRFKSLLELEDVFESAMNLTTQDDVECLRSISAGRHHYTRKDALEAAACRERGNASFKCKKYMEAALHYSQGVCLSPKSSDQLPLCYANRSAALFHLQRYQDALDDLSEAERNGYPAALVHKLEKRRAECLARFSPSDPRNDPEERLDMSPKATVGSSPEKGRHVEASETIEAGEVILSDRPYSSVVIPGDDAFGSERLRCHACLNPTWRPVPCGGCSYERYCGARCRDRAWEEHHRRECPLGAELSAVGVMSQLALRVALKAGVEKIPSGSDGAQLDAAYAGIYSLLHHLDRHSASMRFLCAVTVATLCLELQQITNNSEAFNWRRLGGAAFRHLLQLRCNAQAVITLEDQGFFDSNVVSCQEKRIASALFPTLSLINHSCRPNTSLTFGDNGVVTVRATQTVHPGHEVLHCYGPHASRMGVVERRRLLQEQYFFSCKCEACREEPLREGRDDQASGLLCATCQDSPLLSSSGGGWCCRLCGRTFSRHELTNHLWMIERDLDVAVELLESDKTYEAIARLERIGHRAGVMLAPTHALRGRAEDIMARTHASHGDWSRAAVHLERSGAAVAVSFGKESVEMARQLAKLAQLHFNAGCKASALGVIPEARRLLSLHCGALCPQVQELEAMEECLRN; encoded by the exons ATGGACCTTCCTTGTCTCGCGTGGCAAGATTACGTTGGTCAGAAATGGACCGCACTCGAACCTGCAACCAGGAAGCGTTTCAAGTCCCTGCTTGAATTAGAAGATGTCTTTGAAAGTGCCATGAATTTGACAAC GCAGGATGACGTGGAATGCTTACGCAGCATCTCTGCAGGACGACATCATTACACGCGGAAGGACGCCTTGGAGGCTGCGGCTTGCAGGGAACGAGGCAACGCCAGCTTCAAATGCAAGAAGTACATGGAAGCAGCATTACACTACTcacag GGTGTATGTTTATCCCCCAAAAGTTCGGACCAGCTGCCGCTGTGCTACGCCAACCGTTCTGCGGCACTTTTTCACCTGCAGCGCTACCAG GATGCTCTTGATGACCTATCAGAAGCTGAAAGAAATGGCTACCCGGCGGCTCTTGTGCATAAGCTGGAGAAGCGTCGGGCCGAGTGTCTGGCACGTTTCTCTCCGTCGGACCCTCGCAACGACCCGGAGGAGCGCTTGGACATGTCCCCCAAAGCGACCGTTGGCTCCAGCCCGGAGAAAGGTCGCCATGTAGAGGCTTCGGAGACGATAGAGGCCGGAGAAGTGATTCTGAGCGACCGCCCGTACAGCTCGGTCGTCATTCCGGGCGACGACGCATTCGGGTCAGAACGTCTGCGCTGCCACGCCTGCCTGAACCCCACCTGGCGACCAGTCCCATGTGGCGGCTGCTCGTATGAGCGCTACTGTGGCGCTCGCTGTAGGGACCGCGCCTGGGAGGAGCACCACCGCCGGGAGTGCCCGTTAGGGGCGGAGCTGTCGGCAGTGGGTGTCATGTCGCAGTTAGCGCTGAGGGTGGCGCTCAAAGCTGGCGTCGAGAAGATTCCGTCAGGAAGCGACGGCGCACAACTGGACGCTGCGTATGCGGGCATCTACAGCCTCCTACACCATCTGGACCGACACAGCGCTAGCATGCGCTTCCTGTGTGCCGTCACTGTAGCCACGCTTTGCCTGGAACTCCAGCAAATAACGAATAATAGCGAGGCGTTCAACTGGCGGCGGCTAGGTGGCGCCGCCTTCAGGCACTTGCTGCAACTGCGGTGCAACGCACAAGCCGTCATCACGTTAGAGGATCAAG GATTTTTTGACTCCAACGTGGTGTCCTGTCAAGAAAAACGGATCGCAAGCGCTCTCTTCCCGACGTTGAGTCTCATCAACCACTCGTGTCGACCCAACACCAGCTTAACATTCGGCGATAACGGCGTCGTTACCGTCCGAGCCACCCAGACCGTCCACCCCGGGCACGAAGTCCTACATTGTTATG GTCCTCACGCCAGCCGAATGGGTGTCGTGGAGCGGCGGCGACTCCTGCAGGAACAGTACTTTTTCTCGTGCAAGTGTGAAGCCTGTCGGGAGGAGCCATTGCGGGAGGGGCGGGACGACCAAGCGTCCGGACTGCTGTGTGCCACGTGCCAAGATTCTCCCTTG TTGTCTTCCAGCGGAGGGGGTTGGTGTTGCCGTCTGTGCGGTCGCACGTTCAGCCGCCATGAGCTGACCAATCATCTGTGGATGATCGAGCGAGACTTGGATGTGGCAGTTGAACTCCTGGAAAGCGATAAGACTT ACGAGGCCATCGCCCGACTAGAAAGAATCGGACACAGAGCGGGTGTGATGCTTGCCCCGACGCACGCCTTGCGAGGTCGTGCCGAAGACATTATGGCGAGGACGCATGCCAGCCATG GTGATTGGTCGCGTGCAGCGGTGCATCTGGAGCGTAGTGGAGCCGCTGTGGCAGTGAGCTTTGGCAAGGAAAGTGTGGAAATGGCGAGACAACTCGCCAAACTTGCGCAGCTGCACTTCAACGC CGGTTGCAAAGCATCGGCGCTTGGCGTCATCCCCGAAGCCCGACGCCTTCTGAGCCTGCACTGCGGTGCCCTCTGCCCTCAGGTGCAAGAACTGGAGGCCATGGAGGAGTGTTTACGGAACTAA
- the LOC144212656 gene encoding replication protein A 70 kDa DNA-binding subunit-like isoform X2, with the protein MLRKHSTSSCLETYISPCSMMFQSEIQCCRLCWTIRVRVTHNMEIHNWSNFNGEGKVFSFDKSGEIRITAYNCQVDTFFSLVEPNEVSGSSIVDCLVHTYGEP; encoded by the exons ATGCTGCGTAAGCATTCCACGTCATCCTGCCTGGAAACATACATAAG TCCCTGttcaatgatgttccagtcagAAATCCAGTGTTGCAGGTTATG TTGGACAATCCGAGTACGAGTGACCCACAACATGGAGATCCACAATTGGAGTAACTTCAATGGGGAAGGCAAAGTCTTCAGCTTTGACAAGAGT GGAGAAATCAGGATCACTGCCTACAACTGCCAAGTGGACACATTTTTCTCCCTGGTGGAGCCTAACGAG GTCTCAGGGAGCTCTATTGTGGACTGCTTGGTCCATACTTATGGTGAACCCTGA
- the tpbgl gene encoding trophoblast glycoprotein-like, with protein sequence MRTRACTEPRRLCVLVTVRWRCWWWCGWAALLASGRADEACPQTCACTRDSATVSCLGDGGSGLPPHLPAWTSTLILRDRDITTLPGGAFTTEDGGELPAAFTLSLSANSIRVIEADAFAGLPHLRLLDLSHNRVERMSDGAFRGLRELRTLCLNETLAPEAAAAAELSAALAVGDLHNLHRLELTGNGLRGVPLARLDAFQQLHQLVLVNNSIRNLGRENVSVLERHRRTRVYLALNPFRCTCELEAFYWWLKNGSQCADATLLLCAEPESRRGLALEGLRPEDVDCLNENLEAVSYVFLGIVLALIGLVFLMVIYLNRGGIKRWLNNIREACRDQMEVYHYRYEQDSDPRLANVAV encoded by the coding sequence ATGCGGACGCGCGCCTGCACGGAGCCGCGGCGGCTGTGCGTGCTCGTGACCGTGCGCTGGCGTTGCTGGTGGTGGTGCGGCTGGGCAGCGCTCCTGGCGAGTGGCCGCGCGGACGAGGCGTGCCCGCAAACTTGCGCGTGCACGCGGGACTCCGCTACGGTGAGCTGCCTGGGTGACGGCGGCTCGGGGCTCCCACCACACCTGCCGGCGTGGACGTCCACCCTGATCCTCCGCGACAGGGACATAACAACGCTGCCAGGCGGCGCATTCACGACGGAAGACGGCGGCGAGTTGCCGGCGGCTTTCACCCTGTCGCTGTCTGCCAACTCCATCCGCGTGATCGAGGCAGACGCCTTTGCAGGTTTGCCACACCTGCGCCTGCTCGACCTGAGCCACAACCGCGTGGAGCGAATGTCGGATGGCGCCTTCCGAGGCCTGCGGGAGCTCCGCACGCTGTGCCTCAACGAGACGCTGGCGCccgaagcggcggcggcggcggagctCTCGGCCGCGCTAGCCGTCGGCGACCTGCATAACCTCCACCGATTGGAGCTGACGGGGAACGGTCTTCGCGGTGTCCCGCTGGCCCGGCTGGACGCCTTCCAGCAGCTGCATCAGTTGGTTCTGGTCAACAACTCCATCCGGAACCTCGGGCGGGAGAACGTCAGCGTCTTGGAGCGCCATCGGCGCACTCGCGTCTACCTGGCGCTCAACCCCTTCCGCTGCACGTGCGAGCTGGAAGCCTTCTACTGGTGGCTGAAGAACGGTTCCCAATGCGCCGACGCCACGCTCCTCCTCTGCGCTGAGCCAGAGTCGCGCCGCGGGCTGGCCCTGGAGGGCCTACGCCCCGAGGACGTGGACTGCCTAAATGAGAACCTGGAGGCTGTGTCCTACGTCTTCCTAGGCATCGTGCTGGCTCTCATCGGGTTAGTCTTCCTCATGGTGATCTACCTCAACCGAGGCGGCATCAAGCGTTGGCTCAACAATATCCGCGAGGCCTGCCGAGACCAGATGGAGGTCTACCACTACCGCTACGAGCAGGATTCGGACCCGCGGCTTGCCAACGTGGCTGTCTGA